The following proteins come from a genomic window of Paenibacillus swuensis:
- a CDS encoding YheC/YheD family endospore coat-associated protein, with the protein MEQEMIGILVNASLYKGIPRGRTGHEILSFYEEGGKQAGLTPVFLCLEYNRGIGSDGVWNGYVRCGDRYVKTRVPLPKVIHNRAMYFRRGYQQRMAALAAQGTTVYNACNRYGKMVIHELLLTDDQLRPHLPVSMTATVAHLRTMMAANDTLIIKPVSASVGRGVMKLARSSKDWVLTYPSIRQRNGTRTVRFRRALPQVLRTRIRQEAYLVQQCIPLALYQGRPFDLRVSVQRDGTGIWQVTGIVGKVAAKRRFVTNVARGGSVETLDTLLSGYPMLRPEQVSAAVHALGLRVAEKLSAHLPHLADIGLDIGITADGFPMFIECNGRDQRYSFGEGRMTETWKRTYINPMAYGRFLLNQMKHSGCLSLNGTGKSTDNYFAPHIE; encoded by the coding sequence TTGGAACAAGAGATGATCGGCATATTGGTGAATGCTTCCTTGTATAAGGGCATCCCCCGCGGCCGAACCGGGCATGAAATTCTTTCCTTCTATGAAGAGGGGGGGAAGCAAGCCGGCTTGACACCGGTATTTCTGTGCTTGGAGTATAACCGGGGTATCGGTTCTGACGGGGTTTGGAACGGCTATGTAAGATGCGGGGATCGTTATGTGAAGACCAGGGTGCCTCTTCCGAAAGTCATTCATAATCGCGCGATGTATTTCCGGCGGGGCTATCAACAACGTATGGCGGCTTTGGCTGCTCAGGGCACAACCGTATACAATGCTTGCAATCGTTATGGCAAAATGGTGATTCACGAGCTGCTCCTGACCGATGATCAGCTGCGTCCCCATCTCCCGGTTAGCATGACGGCTACCGTGGCCCATCTGAGAACCATGATGGCGGCTAATGATACGCTCATCATAAAGCCCGTCAGCGCCAGCGTTGGCCGCGGTGTGATGAAGCTGGCGCGTTCATCCAAAGACTGGGTGCTGACTTATCCGTCCATCCGTCAGCGAAACGGCACCCGGACCGTCCGCTTCCGGCGCGCGCTCCCGCAAGTATTGCGCACCCGGATCCGGCAGGAAGCTTATCTGGTACAGCAATGTATCCCGTTGGCGCTCTATCAGGGAAGACCCTTCGATCTCCGGGTTTCGGTTCAACGAGACGGCACGGGTATATGGCAGGTCACAGGGATCGTCGGGAAAGTGGCGGCAAAGCGCCGGTTCGTAACGAATGTGGCGCGGGGCGGAAGTGTGGAGACGTTGGACACCTTATTGTCAGGCTATCCCATGCTGCGTCCTGAGCAAGTGAGTGCGGCCGTCCACGCCCTCGGACTGCGTGTTGCTGAGAAATTAAGCGCGCATCTCCCGCATCTGGCCGATATTGGTTTGGATATCGGTATAACCGCGGACGGATTTCCGATGTTCATTGAATGCAACGGCCGCGATCAGCGTTACAGCTTCGGCGAGGGCCGGATGACGGAAACCTGGAAGAGGACTTATATCAATCCGATGGCGTATGGGCGATTCTTGCTGAACCAAATGAAGCATAGTGGATGCCTATCTTTAAATGGCACCGGCAAGAGCACAGACAACTATTTTGCTCCTCACATAGAATAG
- a CDS encoding sporulation protein YjcZ, protein MGGTGVGGYSSAGVVLVLFILLVIISRTFLY, encoded by the coding sequence ATGGGTGGAACTGGAGTTGGTGGTTACTCTTCTGCTGGCGTAGTCCTTGTTCTTTTCATACTGCTTGTAATTATCTCCCGCACGTTCTTGTACTAA
- a CDS encoding superoxide dismutase family protein — MSRTQATALSVVCVVSIILLSACGLKSASVSSEIPAASPVEVKLIDTTGKPAGTAMLKQQANGVLVHIQATGLTKGKHGFHFHEAGKCEAPTFKSAGEHFNPTQKEHGFNNPKGFHGGDLPNLVADAKGQATAEIFVDYVTLAEGKPNSLLKEGGTSIIIHTGEDDYVTNPAGNSGDRALCGVISK; from the coding sequence ATGAGCAGAACACAAGCAACAGCATTATCAGTCGTATGCGTCGTAAGCATCATCTTGTTATCCGCTTGCGGATTGAAATCAGCTTCCGTCAGTTCCGAAATTCCCGCGGCCTCCCCCGTTGAAGTCAAGCTGATCGATACCACGGGCAAACCGGCAGGAACAGCTATGTTAAAGCAACAGGCCAATGGCGTCCTGGTCCATATCCAGGCAACGGGACTAACGAAAGGCAAGCATGGATTTCACTTCCACGAGGCGGGGAAATGTGAAGCGCCTACTTTTAAGAGTGCGGGCGAACATTTCAACCCGACGCAGAAAGAACATGGCTTCAATAATCCGAAGGGCTTCCACGGCGGGGATCTTCCGAATCTTGTGGCAGATGCCAAAGGACAAGCGACAGCCGAAATCTTCGTGGATTATGTAACGCTTGCGGAAGGCAAACCCAACAGCTTGCTTAAAGAAGGCGGAACTTCGATCATCATTCATACCGGCGAAGATGATTATGTGACGAATCCCGCAGGCAATTCCGGGGATCGCGCATTATGCGGTGTCATCTCCAAGTAA
- a CDS encoding methyl-accepting chemotaxis protein has translation MMRNPSQFKETSLKVFEPSVRLMNKMRYARKFILISLVFLIPIAYMLFLFSTEIGNTLQFTKKEREGLRYSTGLLELLADLRTHRELTGPALEGDAKARQDMLKVEESVSKRMKDQAKLDERYGASFGTTEAWKKVPVEWNVVLQNTGKVNVDQVALQEMDTRHTSLSQKLLALLSIAQNASGLNRDPDADSFSLMQLTIGQLPPFMEHLEQVKIHGKEAVAAGGQLSVRDRTELMLLRTQIEDMNHEIRLYLQQSYEANPELNKVLSASGQKYIQSIKVFLDTLDFKILAMGGVKISPEQFEGIAASAITASSELSNASLTEFEKLLNDRNAGLVMKRNGLIASVIVILLVAFYLFTAFYISVMRVVRALSGTASALAVGNLQVRMPVVTKDEFADVSEGFNRMIDSFGEMIRMNKDTAEHVAASSQQLTATCQAAAATTEQITGAIREAAAGAHAQMEASRENAIALSEMATGIQRIAETSATVSEAAAEGSQEAQKGYHAVQSAVQQMTSIQDTVGKSAELVLDLGKRSKEVSKIVHIITDISKQTQLLALNASIEAARAGEHGRGFAVVAGEVSKLADQSKRSASQIHALMDHMVKATDEAVGSMQLGMKDVRRGMDLITETGEVFDRIQIKVDHVADQITDVSAATEELSAGTQQVTATMDGIVDICRQTDQQFRQVSAGAEDQTASLEEIAASAESLSDSAGQMQQAVQQFKL, from the coding sequence ATGATGCGCAATCCGTCCCAATTTAAAGAAACTTCGCTTAAAGTTTTTGAGCCCTCTGTCCGACTGATGAACAAAATGCGTTACGCGCGCAAGTTTATCCTCATCTCTCTGGTATTCCTCATCCCGATCGCGTACATGTTATTCCTGTTCTCCACTGAAATCGGCAACACGCTTCAGTTCACCAAGAAGGAGAGGGAGGGACTACGCTACTCCACAGGTTTGCTGGAATTGCTGGCAGATCTTCGCACCCATCGCGAATTAACCGGTCCCGCGCTTGAAGGAGACGCTAAAGCAAGACAAGATATGCTGAAGGTGGAAGAATCCGTTTCCAAACGAATGAAGGATCAGGCCAAGTTGGACGAGCGTTACGGCGCTTCTTTCGGAACAACGGAGGCTTGGAAGAAAGTTCCCGTGGAATGGAATGTCGTTCTGCAGAATACCGGAAAAGTGAATGTGGATCAAGTGGCACTGCAGGAAATGGATACGCGTCATACAAGCTTATCCCAGAAATTATTGGCGCTGTTATCGATTGCTCAGAACGCTTCAGGATTAAATCGTGATCCGGATGCGGATTCTTTTTCATTAATGCAACTAACCATAGGTCAATTGCCGCCGTTTATGGAACATCTGGAGCAAGTAAAGATTCACGGTAAAGAAGCGGTGGCTGCAGGCGGCCAACTCAGTGTCAGAGACAGGACCGAGCTCATGCTGCTAAGGACCCAAATCGAAGACATGAATCATGAAATTCGATTGTACCTGCAACAGAGCTACGAGGCTAATCCGGAGCTGAATAAAGTCTTAAGCGCAAGCGGTCAAAAGTACATACAATCCATTAAAGTTTTCCTGGATACGTTGGATTTCAAAATCCTGGCCATGGGCGGCGTGAAAATCAGCCCCGAGCAATTCGAGGGCATTGCCGCTTCCGCGATTACCGCTTCTTCTGAATTATCCAATGCCAGCCTTACGGAGTTCGAGAAACTGTTGAATGATCGAAACGCCGGTCTTGTAATGAAGCGTAATGGTCTGATCGCTTCGGTTATTGTTATTTTACTGGTGGCGTTCTACCTGTTTACGGCATTCTACATCTCGGTTATGCGTGTGGTGCGGGCTCTCTCCGGTACCGCATCCGCGTTGGCGGTCGGCAATCTTCAGGTTCGGATGCCTGTTGTTACGAAGGATGAATTCGCCGATGTGAGCGAAGGCTTTAACCGGATGATCGACTCGTTCGGCGAGATGATCCGCATGAATAAAGATACGGCCGAGCATGTAGCCGCATCCTCCCAGCAGCTGACGGCTACCTGCCAGGCTGCCGCCGCGACAACAGAGCAGATTACCGGAGCGATCCGAGAGGCGGCGGCGGGAGCCCATGCCCAGATGGAAGCTTCGCGTGAAAATGCCATCGCCCTCTCCGAGATGGCAACAGGCATTCAGCGTATTGCTGAAACGTCTGCAACGGTGTCTGAAGCGGCGGCTGAGGGGTCGCAGGAAGCGCAGAAAGGCTATCATGCCGTGCAAAGTGCTGTGCAGCAAATGACCTCGATTCAGGATACTGTAGGTAAATCAGCGGAGCTCGTGTTGGATTTGGGTAAGAGATCCAAGGAAGTAAGTAAAATCGTTCATATCATTACCGATATCTCCAAGCAGACACAGCTTCTCGCGCTGAATGCTTCCATTGAGGCGGCGCGCGCGGGCGAACATGGCCGCGGGTTTGCCGTCGTAGCCGGCGAAGTAAGCAAACTGGCCGATCAATCCAAACGTTCCGCCAGTCAAATCCATGCGCTCATGGATCATATGGTGAAAGCTACAGACGAGGCGGTCGGTTCCATGCAGCTGGGCATGAAGGATGTGCGACGGGGGATGGATCTGATTACGGAAACGGGCGAGGTGTTCGACCGGATCCAAATCAAGGTCGACCATGTGGCGGATCAAATTACCGATGTTTCAGCCGCTACGGAAGAACTGTCTGCGGGAACTCAACAAGTGACGGCCACAATGGACGGGATCGTCGATATCTGCAGACAGACGGACCAGCAATTCCGCCAGGTTTCCGCGGGTGCGGAAGATCAAACCGCCTCCCTGGAGGAAATCGCCGCATCGGCTGAATCGCTCAGTGACTCGGCCGGTCAGATGCAGCAAGCGGTACAACAGTTTAAACTATAG
- a CDS encoding sugar phosphate isomerase/epimerase family protein, with protein sequence MKVGLSSYSVVRLLEEGTLSILDLPQWIKEHGGEHLELAPLGYSLLDDPQLADQLRIRADEAGIELSNYCISANFVQSTRAAFEEEVERVKKHVDLAARLRIPYVRHDVTGFSKEPGEISIGYFERVLPELVEGSRCIADYAATFGITTSIENHGFCVQASDRVRRVVEEVDRANFRTTLDVGNFLCVDEQPWVGVMNNISLASVVHFKDFYIRPYDQPPGEGPWFQSTHGNYLRGAILGQGDLNIPRLVKIVKDAGYDGYVTVEFEGIEDSFTGSRIGMDNLKRMWNEA encoded by the coding sequence ATGAAGGTTGGATTAAGCTCATACAGTGTGGTCAGGTTGTTGGAAGAAGGGACCCTATCAATACTCGACTTGCCGCAATGGATTAAGGAACACGGCGGAGAACACCTGGAATTGGCGCCCCTCGGTTACTCGCTCTTGGATGATCCGCAGCTTGCCGATCAACTGCGCATCCGCGCCGATGAAGCCGGAATCGAGCTTTCTAACTATTGTATTTCGGCCAACTTCGTACAATCGACTAGAGCGGCTTTTGAGGAAGAAGTTGAACGCGTAAAGAAGCATGTGGATCTTGCGGCTCGGCTGAGAATACCCTATGTACGGCATGATGTAACGGGATTCAGTAAGGAGCCGGGGGAAATTTCGATCGGTTATTTTGAACGTGTGCTGCCTGAGCTCGTGGAAGGAAGCAGATGCATTGCCGATTACGCGGCGACGTTCGGCATTACGACAAGTATTGAAAATCACGGATTCTGTGTGCAGGCGAGCGACAGGGTCCGGCGGGTGGTTGAAGAGGTGGATCGCGCGAATTTCAGAACCACGCTGGATGTAGGCAACTTCCTGTGCGTGGATGAGCAACCCTGGGTGGGCGTGATGAACAACATTTCTCTGGCTTCCGTGGTTCATTTCAAAGATTTCTATATCCGTCCTTATGACCAACCGCCCGGCGAGGGACCTTGGTTTCAAAGCACTCATGGAAATTACTTGCGGGGCGCTATACTGGGACAAGGGGATCTGAACATCCCCCGTCTCGTGAAAATTGTAAAAGACGCGGGCTATGACGGATACGTTACCGTGGAGTTTGAAGGAATTGAAGATTCTTTCACGGGTTCGCGTATCGGCATGGATAACTTAAAGAGAATGTGGAACGAAGCCTGA